AACATGCGTCATCAGGATAGAGATGTTACTTGATAAATATTCTAACCCACTTACATCTGCTTCAGTCTTACGTTCACTTGCCAATACGATCTTGTATAAAAAATCAAATAATAGACCATATGAAATTTCTAATGGAGTTTTGGAGATATCATAGTGAATAGGTTCCAGATAATCAAAAACTTTATTATATGTTTTTCTTTTTTTATCGATAAGTTCTAATCTATGTTTAAGACTTTCAGGAAATTCTTCAATACTTTTATCTATAAAAGTTCCAAATGTTTCAATATCATAGGGGATATAAACTTTATATGCAGAACATCCTATTAAAGTTTCAAGAAGATGATAGTTAGGCGCATATAGATATCTTTTTGGTCCGGGCCTAGCAATTGCTACATTAAAACTTGTTATTATGCTTGAATTCATTTAATCCCTCTTTTATAGTAGTTTTTTATTATTTATAATAATTATTAATAAGATTGATTTTAGTATTCATCAATTAATCCTAACTTTTTTAGTCTGGCTCTAATAGCACTATTTTGTCTTTCAAAAACTTTAGCAATGTCACTTATTGAAGTTCCTTGATTAAATAAATTAATCAATTTAGCTTCCTCTTCAGACTCCCATTTCTCATAGGCTCTGGGGTGTTTCATTCTTAATTTATCTATTCTATCCTGATAAGATTTTTTCGGGATAAGATCTTCAAGCCTTACAGATTTAACTTCATCAGGGATTTGTACATCTTCTTTTTCATTAAGAAGTTTCTTGCCACAATAAGGGCAAAACAAAAAACTATCTTCTATCCTGTTACTACAATCACTGCAAACTAAAGGGATATCATTATTTATTATATTTAATATCAAGAAGTTACTTCTATCGATAAATTCTCCAGGTATTTCCTTTATGAAAGAAGACTCGTTGCCTATTTCAGTTATCAAAAATAGCTCTTCCTTGGCTCTAGTCATTGCCACATAAAAAAGCCTTCGCTCTTCTTCCATCCTTAACTCGTAATTTGTTTCTTTTATGATCTGGAATATTCGATCTTCTCCCCATACACTTGGAAATCCATACAAGCCTGAAGTTAATCCTATTAGAAATACTACTCTAGCTTCTAAGCCTTTGGCAGAATGAATCGTTCCAGAGGGCACTCTGATATTTGCTTTAGCTAGTTCGTATTTGTATGGGTCAAACATTCGTTTCTTTCTGTAAAGAATTAAAATATCTTCACGATTATAGCCGTTATCTAAAAATTGCTTTATATTCTCTACTACCTTTTCGACACCGTCTTCTGATTCTTTCTTTGATGCGTAAAGATAAAGTTTTTTTCCTTTTTTTGATATAGAGCGTATTTCTTTAGCTATTTGAAATTTATTGTGCTTTATAACCTCACTAGAAGCAGAAACGATATTATCATGGCTCCTGTAATTTATATCAAGTTTTATGATTTTAGAGTTTTCAAAATATTTTTCAAAGTTAACTATGTATTCTACTTCTGAACCTCTCCACCCATAAATGCTCTGCCAGTCGTCTCCTACACAAAATAATTGTGTTTCTTCTGTCAATAATAGTTTAAGTAATTTTACTTGGAGAGTATTTACATCCTGAAACTCATCTACTAGAATATATTTGTATTTTGTTTGGAAGATACTTTTAACGTCAGGATAGTTATTAAGTAAGTCAATCGTTTTTATTATTAAATCGTTAAAATCTAGATATGAATGATAAGTACAATAATCTGAGAAGCTTTTGATTATTGGTTCTATAAGAATGTAAAAATCTTTTACTCTTTTATGCGGATCATTCTGAGATTTTTGATATATTTCTAAAAAATCTCTTCCCTCAACTTTTATTTTATCTATTACACTAGTTAACTCCGCTACAAATCTATCCAGTTCCTTATGATAACCTGAAAACTCTTCTTCAAACTTAAGGGCAGGTAATTTTGTAATATCTTTGTGAATTCTTGGCGAAATAACTTTCTCTAATTCTCTGTGAAATTCATTTATATCGACAGTCATAGATTCAAAAACTTTGAAATAAGCTTTGCCTGCTTCTTTGAAATCTATTTCCTTTAGTGCCGTTGGGGAGCTGCGATTGCTTACGTGTTCGATGTAGAGATTAGCTTCTGGTATGAAAAAATCTGGATTTGCTTTATAATCCGATATTTGAAGGGGTGATTCATACTCATAATCTATATTGTGTCGATAAAGCCAATCTGCAATATATCTCTCAGATTTGGATCTTACAGATTCGCCCCTTAGAGTAATATAAGGCCGTGGATATTGATTAGGGTAATTAGTATTTACCTTTAACCTTAATTCTTCAACGTAATGGTCTAGAATATACCTTTTTAATAACAATAAATATTCTTTATCGCTAGCACAAGCTAATATTAGTTTATGTAAGATTTCTTTAGAATCCTCAGGTGCTTGAAAATAAGTTCCTAGTGTATCACCGTATTCCTTATCTGGCAGAATTTTAAATCTATTATCAAATTCTTTGGCACCATTATTTCTCAATATATAAAAACAAAGACTATGAAAAGTTCTGACTGTTAAGTTATTGAGCCACGGATATTTTGATACATATTTTTTTCTTTCCTCATATTTCTGCTTGTTTGTTATTTTTTTATTATATACTATATTCTTGTACTCACATTTATCATCGGCTTCAATAATTAACTTATCAAACATTTCATTTGCTGCGTTTCTGGCAAATGTAATGGCTAAAATCTCTGAAGGGTCTACATTCTGTTCAAAAATAAGATACATGATTTTTTGAATTATTGTTTTTGTCTTGCCACTTCCTGCACCGGCCAAGACAAGTAACCGTTTGTCCTCACTTACAACAGCTTCTCTCTGCTTTTCGTTAAGTCCTTGGAGAGTAGGATTCATTATTTCACCATCAATAAAAAAAATACTATGAACACTGATATGATACAGCATATATAAGAATATGGAAAAAAATAGGGAAAATAGCGAAAAGGGCGGCCCTAAAAATAACACTAGTAAAATCATTCAGTTTAACTTGATAAACTAGATTTGGTTATTTCTTGATATAATAATCCATTTCAGGGAATCTTAGAATACATAAAGATAAAGAATAGTAGAAAGATGAAATAGAATCCAATAAGCGGAAATATGTCCACTTTATAATCTTCTCCAGAATATTTTTCAATATAATGTTCTTCTGAATTTGCAAGATTGTCTAGTCTTTTCTTAATAGGAATAAATGCCAGATACATAGAGAATATATTGCCAATTAAGATAAAAATTAGAAATAATTTAAAAAATAAATTCCAGATATTCTCTTCAAGCATAATGGAAAACATACCCGAAAAGAATGGAACGCCCCAAAATATTAAGGCAGGTAAAGTGGGCAAGTGTGATAAAGCATAATATCTGCCAATTGTATTGATTCCAATTTCTTTTTTTCCTTTGAGATATCTTACCATATCTTTTTTTATTTCGTCATGGTAATAGTATTCAGCCCCAACAAACCACATCCAAAAACCATACACTCTTTCATCAAAAGTGATAACAGTTCCAGAAATGTGATTTTCCAATTTTAGACTAATCCATATCCGACTAATCTTAAAACTATAAAAATAATTATATGCTAAAAGTGAATTTTCATCTTCTTCTTTTACCTCTATCCCTTTTTCTGCAAGCCATTGCTTGATCTCACTCTTGACCTGCTCTATGTCCTTGCCCTTTATCAGGTATGCCTTGCCGGGTTTGAAGTCAGATGTCATTTATTTAGTCCCTCTTTGTTTTTGATTAATCTTATCTATTCTGACTTTGTATTTTTGGTATGTATTATAGAAAAGCCAGCCTATAGAAAAAACATAGAGGAAAGTAATGATTATTTTGAACTCGATTCTAGATTCTGAAGACCACAAAGGCAGAGATAGTAAAAATAATTGGAAAAAAATACCCCCTAAGATATAGCCCCACGCATTGAATCGATACATGCCTTTGGGAATTCCAGAAAAAAATGGAAAAAGGGTCTTCCCTGAATAAAAATAGTAAAGTCCTATCAGTATAAAAATATATGATCCAATAATAAGTGGAATAAAATTTATCATGCTAAATCGCTTTTAATGGCCCTTACTTTTTTATTATTAGCCTAATCTCATCTTTCCATATATATAAGAATATGGAAAAAAATAGGGAAAATAGGGAAAAGGCTCACAGTTATTCTGGCCCTAATTTTAAGATTAAATATACTATATTATCATAATCCGTGTCAAACGTGACATCAAAATATTAAAAATAATAAAAGTTCCTATAATTGGGTGAATAAAAAAGTTTTTCTAAAAAATGTGTCATTGATGTCACATATGTCACATTTTTAGATTAATATAAATTTGGCCTAAAGCTATTTCTCATCCTTTCAAGTTTATCATTATCAATTTCAATTCCTTCATAATATCTGCCGTTGTGATCTCTTGATCTTTTGATTCCTATCTGGGCAAGTCTTCTTCCAAATACCCTGTTTGGAATTGGATTGATTTTTACAAAGCTGCAGTACTCTTCATAGGTCTGGTAAAGCTCTCCGGTCTTTGTTTTGCCTAGAGTCTCTGTCGTGCAGATATCCTCTAAAAACTCCTTGATTGGATCCATCTCTTCCTCATATTCTTTTGTTGCAAGTTCAACCGACTTTGGAGTTTTTAGCCCTTCAGATTGCCACCTTCTGCACCCTTCAAGCGCCCAGTTCAAAATGCCTGGGAGCTCCTCCTTTAGTTTTTTACCAAGCTCTTTGTCCTTCTTTTCTTCTGGGATTTTCACATTAAACGGTATTAGTCTTATCCTTCTCCATATTGCAAAGTCACCGCCCTTGATTATCGGCTTATTATTGGCTACTAGCCAGATCTTGAAGTTTGGCAGAAACTCAAACTCCTCTGAATATAGAAATCTGGCCTTAATTGTATCCTCACCAGTTACCTGTTTAACAAGACTCTCTGCAAGTTGCTTTCCCTCCTCGATCTCTATCGTGCTTACAAGCCTAGCTCCTTTGAGTCTTGCTAGATCATTTCTAGGGCCAGAATCGTTCTTCCTAACAGTGAAAGTTGAAAAGTCAGTCTGCTTTGCATAGTCTCCAAGTAAGGCTTTTAGAACATTCATAA
This portion of the Methanofastidiosum sp. genome encodes:
- a CDS encoding UvrD-helicase domain-containing protein — protein: MNPTLQGLNEKQREAVVSEDKRLLVLAGAGSGKTKTIIQKIMYLIFEQNVDPSEILAITFARNAANEMFDKLIIEADDKCEYKNIVYNKKITNKQKYEERKKYVSKYPWLNNLTVRTFHSLCFYILRNNGAKEFDNRFKILPDKEYGDTLGTYFQAPEDSKEILHKLILACASDKEYLLLLKRYILDHYVEELRLKVNTNYPNQYPRPYITLRGESVRSKSERYIADWLYRHNIDYEYESPLQISDYKANPDFFIPEANLYIEHVSNRSSPTALKEIDFKEAGKAYFKVFESMTVDINEFHRELEKVISPRIHKDITKLPALKFEEEFSGYHKELDRFVAELTSVIDKIKVEGRDFLEIYQKSQNDPHKRVKDFYILIEPIIKSFSDYCTYHSYLDFNDLIIKTIDLLNNYPDVKSIFQTKYKYILVDEFQDVNTLQVKLLKLLLTEETQLFCVGDDWQSIYGWRGSEVEYIVNFEKYFENSKIIKLDINYRSHDNIVSASSEVIKHNKFQIAKEIRSISKKGKKLYLYASKKESEDGVEKVVENIKQFLDNGYNREDILILYRKKRMFDPYKYELAKANIRVPSGTIHSAKGLEARVVFLIGLTSGLYGFPSVWGEDRIFQIIKETNYELRMEEERRLFYVAMTRAKEELFLITEIGNESSFIKEIPGEFIDRSNFLILNIINNDIPLVCSDCSNRIEDSFLFCPYCGKKLLNEKEDVQIPDEVKSVRLEDLIPKKSYQDRIDKLRMKHPRAYEKWESEEEAKLINLFNQGTSISDIAKVFERQNSAIRARLKKLGLIDEY